The following DNA comes from Pseudomonas sp. Tri1.
GCGGATACAACCGCTCTCATCCACCACCAGAATCCCTTCGGCGGCGTTGTCCAGCACCGAGGCGTTGAACGCCCTGGCCGCTTCCAGATCCTGGCTCAGGCGCTGCAAGGCCCGGCGATTGCGCTGGTGTTCCAGCAACGCATGGACCTTGGGCTTGAGAATCTGCGGATCGAACGGTTTGAACAGGTAATCCACGGCACCACTGGCGTAACCCTTGATCACCGCATCCTGGGATTGTTCGTTGGCGGTCAGGAAAATGATCGGCGTGAGCCGCGTGCGCTGGCTGCCGCGCATCAGGCGTGCCACTTCGAAACCGTCCATGTCGGGCATCTGCACATCCAGAAGAACCAGGTCGATCTCGTGTTCAAGCAGCAGATTAAGGGCCTCGACACCCGAGGCTGCGGTCATGACTCTCCAATCCTGACGCTGCAACAACGCTCGCATGCTGAGCAGGTTTTCGGGGTAATCATCAACAATCAATAGGACAGAGCTGTCTTCGCCAAGCGTTGGTTGCGCGCATTCCATGCTGCTTCTCTTATCGGGCGCCACGTCCGTTTTACGTAGTAAAGCGGACAAATACTGTGTTCTCACTCTAGACCGTGATTTTGAAAAGCAGTAGGTGTCATCACGCCATCATCCAGGCAAAGCCCGAAATAGCCGACTAACGGTCACCCACCTCGGGCACAAAAACTGCAATGACATCTTCGACGGACAATTGACGTCAATCATCCGCTGGACGGTTATCAAAAAATTTCCCTTCTGCGTGATTAATACGCCCACAGGCGCGAGCTAGAGCCTCTCTGGGCGTTCAGCATTTTCACTCCCGTTACGTAGGATCCGATCATGATTGATCTCGCCACCTGGAACCTGAGCATCCCCGAAGGCAGCCCACCGACGACCATCGAAACCTCTCAACTGGTGCAAGGGTTCCAGGACCAGTACTTCCATGCCGACTCCGGCACGGTGTTTTTCTGGGCACCGGTGACCGGCGCCACGACCGCTAATGCTATTTATCCGCGCAGTGAACTTCGTGAGACCTACAGCAACGGCACCTTGCGCAATTGGCTGTACACGGCAGCGGACAACAAGCTGGCTGCCACCTTGGCCGTCAGCCAGGTGCCCAGTACCGGCAAGGTCGTCATTGGTCAGATCCATGCCAAGGACAGCACCAGCCCCCTGGTGAAACTGGAGTACCAATACAAAACCTACAGTTCCACCGGCAACATCGTCGCCAAGGTGCGCATGCGCCCGGACGACGAAACAGGCCAGGTCATCACCATCGCCACGGGCATAAAGCTCAATCAGTCCTTCTCTTACCTGATCCATCTAAGCCCCGCCGGCGTCCTGACCATCAATGGCGCGGGTTACCAGTGGAGCTCCCCCATCAGCTCCACTTGGAGCGACAAGCCGCTGTACTTCAAGGCGGGCGTGTACGTGCAGGACAACACCGGTTATCCCACCGAAGGCGGGACCGTGACCTTCAGCCTGCTGGATATCGATCACATCTAGACGTTTTGCGGGGCGCCATGGCAGCAACGCAATGCTGCCCGCCCAGCGACCCTATCAATTCGAAATCGTTCAGGGCGAGTTCGAAACGACCGACTAACGGTAATCCATCCGGCCCAGATGCTGCAGAAGACATGTTCGACGGACAATTGACGTCAAACATCCGCCGGATGGTTATTCAAAAAATTCCTTCCTGCGTGATCAACACACCCCAAATGCTTGGAGTAGAGCCTCCCGCTTTGGTCCTTAGTACTTTTACGCCCGTTACGCAGGATCCGACCATGATCGATCTCAACACTTGGAACTTGAGCATCCCCGAAGGCAGCCCCGCCACCACCATCGAAACGCCTCGCCTGGCCCAGGGGTTCAAGGATGAATATTTTCACTCCGACACCGGCACGCTGTTCTTCTGGGCGCCGGTGACCGGCACCAAGACTGCAAACGCGATTTATCCACGCAGCGAACTGCGGGAAACCTACAGCGACGGCACCCTGCGTAATTGGCTGTACCCGGCGGCAGACAACATCTTGCGTGCCGCCGTAACCGTCAACCAGGTGCCCAGCAGCGGCAAGATAGTGATTGGTCAGATCCACACCAAAGACAGCACCAGTCCCATGGTGAAACTGGAGTACCAGTACAAAACCTATAGTTCCACCGGCAACATCGTCGCCAAGGTGCGCATGCGCCCCGACGACGAAACCGGCCAAGTCATCACCATCGCCACCGGCGTGAAGCTCGACCGCAGCTTTACCTACATGATCCACCTCAGCCCGAAGGGCGCATTGGGCATCAGCGCGGCAGGTTACAACTGGAGAACTACCGTCGATCCGGCCTGGAAGGTTAAACCGCTGTATTTCAAGGCAGGGGTGTATGTCCAGGACAACACCGGCTACACCACCGAAGGCGGAAAAGTGACGTTCAGCCTGCTGGAAATCAATCACAACATCTGAGCGCTTTTTCCTCGCACCATGGCAGCACGGACGCTGCTTGCGGCGCGCCCTCAACGCTTGAGCCTTCGCATCTCACGCTCAATCGAGCCCAGGGCATGCGGCAGTGCCATATCGCCATCGTTCAAAAAAATTCCGCTTTAACCGACTAGCGGTCACCTGTCTCGGGCACCAAAGCGGCAAACGCCACTCTGACGGTCTGCTGACGTCAACCCTCCGCCGGATCCGCGTGAAAAACGTTCGATCCCGCTTCCTCCTGGCGCCAGCGAAAGCGCGTCCTAGAGCCTTCGGCTGTGGCGTAAATCATTTCTTATGTACAGAAAGGATCCGAACATGGTCGATCTTGCAACCTGGAACTTGAGCATCCCCGAGGGCAGCCCGCCGAAAACCATTGAAACGCCTCGGCTGGTGGATGGGTTCAAGGATAAGTACTTCAACTCCGAAGGCAGCACGGTGTATTTCTGGTCACCGGTGACCGGCACCAAGACTGAAAACGCGGTCTATCCGCGCAGCGAATTACGAGAAACCTATAAAGACGGCACTTTGCGCAACTGGCTGTACCCCGATGCCGACAATAAATTGAGCGCGACCCTGGTCGTCAACCAGGTGCCCAGCACCGGCAAGATCGTGATCGGTCAGATTCATGCCAAGGACAGCAGCAAACCCCTGGTGAAGCTGGAATACCAGTACAAGGACGACAGCAAGACCGGCAACATCGTCGCTAAAGTGCGCATGCGCCCCGATGACGACGAGGGTCGAGTCATCACCGTGGCCACTGGGGTGAAACTTGCCCAGTCCTTCAGTTACCGGCTCCACCTCGATCGTACCGGCGACCTGGGCATTACCGCGGCGGGTCGCAGCTGGTACACCACCATCAGCTCTACGTGGCGGGTCAAGCCGTTGTACTTCAAGGCTGGCGTGTACGTGCAAGACAACAGCGGCTATACCAGCGAAGGCGGGAAAGTGACGTTCAGCAAGCTGGATATCGATCACAACACTTAAAAAGTGCTTCCGAAAATCTCGTAGGAAACATCCCCTTGTGGCGAGGGGATTTATCCTCGCTGGGCTGCGCTGCAGCCCTCTCCTTTCGTCAGACCTTCCGCATGCGCCGGTTTGCGGCGGCTGCGCGCCCGAGCGGGAGCAAGCCCCCCTGGCCACAGGGGCGCGGTGCGTCCTACAGGTCGATTTTGGCTTCGAAAATCTCCTCTATAGTTCGGTGGGTCTGCTGGCCTTGGTCAGTGGGCAAGGGTTTCGCAGCCCGCTGACAGAACAGAGACTTTGCACCGTCAAATGAAAATTCAGGCAAACTCGCCTGCGTTCATTTTATGGCGGTTGCGCGCGGGAGATCTTCGGGTCTGCCGGGTTTGGTCTCTATCTCGGTCTGCGAACCCGCGCGCAACTGCCACCCATTTGTTTCGCAGCAAGAAGGTGGCAATTTATGTTTCTTAAATAGAGCCAAACCTTATGACGACGACTCAAGCAATCAGCCGCTTCACCCCTCTCACCCCAATCGCCACCACCCAACCTGTTCTGTTCATCGACAAAACCGTCCCGCTGACAGAGCTTCACGCCTGTGCCAGCGAGCGTCTGCATGCCACCCTCGATTACCTGACGCTCATGGCCTGCGCCAGCCTGCGAGACTCGGCCGCCAGCGACTTCAATACCCTTACCAATGTGGCTCGGATCCTGGTCCAGGATGTCACCGATGTGTTCGGCGTCATTGAACAGCGCGGCCTCGAAGACCAATAAAGATCCCTGTGGGAGCGAGCTTGCTCGCGATAGCGCTGGATCAGCGGCAGAGATGTTGGCTGACACGGCGCTATCAAGATCTGTGTGTATATCCGTTGCTGCGGTAACGGCCACTTAGGGTTCCGCTCTTACAGCGGCTCACTTTTGAGAAGCGCAAAAGTAAGCAAAACGCTTTTGCCCCACCACTCGGTGCCTCGCTTAGGCTCGGCATGCCCTCACTCCGGCATTGCTCCGTGGGCCCGCCGCGAAGGACCATCCATGGTCCAGCGCGGCTATCCCGGCATCCATGCCGGGATGCCCACTCCACAATGCCTGCGTTCGGCCATCGTGGTTAACGGGGCGCCAAAATCTACGTCCACCGCGAGGCGGCCTAGTAGCCGACCTGGCTCTCCTGGTCGTACACCCGTCAAATCTGTGGGAGCAAAGCTTGCTCGCGAGGCGGCCTTATAGCCGACCTGTTTCTCCCGGTAGTACTCCGATCCAATTGTGGGAGCGAGCTTGCTCGCGATGACGACAGCACATTCAACATCTTCATCGACTATGGCACTGCCTTCGCGAGCAAGCCAGCTCCCACAGGAGAAACGCGATCAATCAAAAACCAGGTCGGCTATAAGGCCGCCTCGCGGTGGACGTTGATCTCGGGCGCCCCGTTAACCACGCTGGCTGAACGAAGGTATTGCGCAGTGGGCAACCCGGCATGGATGCCGGGTTAGCCGCGCTGGGCCATGGATGGCCCTTCGCGGCGGCCCACGGAGCAATGCCTT
Coding sequences within:
- a CDS encoding polysaccharide lyase family 7 protein, with the translated sequence MIDLATWNLSIPEGSPPTTIETSQLVQGFQDQYFHADSGTVFFWAPVTGATTANAIYPRSELRETYSNGTLRNWLYTAADNKLAATLAVSQVPSTGKVVIGQIHAKDSTSPLVKLEYQYKTYSSTGNIVAKVRMRPDDETGQVITIATGIKLNQSFSYLIHLSPAGVLTINGAGYQWSSPISSTWSDKPLYFKAGVYVQDNTGYPTEGGTVTFSLLDIDHI
- a CDS encoding polysaccharide lyase family 7 protein; translated protein: MIDLNTWNLSIPEGSPATTIETPRLAQGFKDEYFHSDTGTLFFWAPVTGTKTANAIYPRSELRETYSDGTLRNWLYPAADNILRAAVTVNQVPSSGKIVIGQIHTKDSTSPMVKLEYQYKTYSSTGNIVAKVRMRPDDETGQVITIATGVKLDRSFTYMIHLSPKGALGISAAGYNWRTTVDPAWKVKPLYFKAGVYVQDNTGYTTEGGKVTFSLLEINHNI
- a CDS encoding polysaccharide lyase family 7 protein, yielding MVDLATWNLSIPEGSPPKTIETPRLVDGFKDKYFNSEGSTVYFWSPVTGTKTENAVYPRSELRETYKDGTLRNWLYPDADNKLSATLVVNQVPSTGKIVIGQIHAKDSSKPLVKLEYQYKDDSKTGNIVAKVRMRPDDDEGRVITVATGVKLAQSFSYRLHLDRTGDLGITAAGRSWYTTISSTWRVKPLYFKAGVYVQDNSGYTSEGGKVTFSKLDIDHNT
- a CDS encoding fructose-bisphosphate aldolase, with product MTTTQAISRFTPLTPIATTQPVLFIDKTVPLTELHACASERLHATLDYLTLMACASLRDSAASDFNTLTNVARILVQDVTDVFGVIEQRGLEDQ